A portion of the Staphylococcus felis genome contains these proteins:
- a CDS encoding polysaccharide biosynthesis protein: MTSKTAFNGVVVLTFALLIVKILSALYRVPYQNILGDEGLYAYQQIYPIVALGVVLSSNAIPSAYSQLVSHTNVTAFTFKRLNRVLTLIGLGISILLFLSARFIAYSMGDVMLTPMLRSASVCFVVVGILGVLRGHFQSRFQMSIPAYSQVIEQIVRVSGIGIVIILFDNLGGSIYEAGMWAIMASTIGFIVATLFLWWKYPMPKSKARASLPWRQFFSAVIIFAISHLIVILWQVVDSFTVVNALRHGAQVAFRHAIEQKGIYDRGASFIQMGLIVTTTFCFVLIPLLTDTQKQGNTTKMNSYANASLKMTMMMSSASSIGLINLLPLLNRVFFKSDALTYTLSLYMLTVIGVSLIMMYIALLEVQHQFKTIFSALFLGIVSKILLNISLIPIFEIFGASLATVGSLLIFVIVLHLKVLKQYRLDALSLFYLKLIIALIVMTLLVQFGLYLMQSHTRLGGLFELLIGALLGVVGVIAVTIMLDILSEEEWMHLPFGDKVYRMKKGRK, translated from the coding sequence ATGACCTCTAAAACAGCTTTTAATGGCGTTGTCGTACTCACTTTTGCGCTACTGATTGTTAAAATTTTAAGTGCACTCTACCGCGTTCCTTATCAGAATATATTAGGTGATGAAGGGCTTTATGCATATCAGCAAATTTACCCTATCGTTGCACTAGGGGTCGTATTATCGAGTAATGCTATTCCTAGTGCGTACAGCCAACTTGTCAGTCATACTAATGTGACAGCATTTACATTTAAACGATTAAATCGTGTGTTAACGTTGATAGGTTTAGGGATAAGTATTTTATTATTTTTAAGCGCACGCTTCATAGCTTATAGTATGGGGGATGTTATGCTGACACCTATGTTACGTTCAGCAAGTGTTTGCTTTGTTGTTGTGGGTATTCTCGGGGTTTTACGCGGGCACTTTCAATCACGTTTTCAAATGTCAATTCCTGCCTATTCTCAAGTCATCGAACAAATTGTGAGGGTAAGCGGGATTGGTATAGTGATTATTTTGTTCGACAACTTGGGTGGATCAATCTATGAAGCAGGGATGTGGGCTATCATGGCTTCCACAATAGGATTTATAGTTGCAACACTCTTTTTATGGTGGAAATACCCGATGCCTAAGTCGAAAGCGCGTGCATCATTGCCGTGGAGACAATTTTTTAGTGCGGTGATTATCTTTGCTATTAGCCATTTAATTGTTATTTTATGGCAAGTCGTTGATAGCTTTACAGTGGTCAATGCATTGCGACATGGTGCGCAAGTCGCATTTCGTCATGCAATAGAGCAAAAGGGTATTTATGATAGAGGAGCGTCTTTTATTCAAATGGGCCTCATTGTTACGACTACCTTTTGTTTTGTGCTTATTCCGCTTCTAACCGACACTCAAAAGCAAGGGAATACGACTAAAATGAACAGTTACGCGAATGCATCATTAAAAATGACAATGATGATGAGTAGTGCAAGTAGTATAGGATTGATTAATTTATTGCCACTTTTGAATCGTGTCTTTTTTAAAAGTGATGCATTGACATATACGTTATCTCTTTATATGTTAACGGTAATTGGTGTGTCGCTCATTATGATGTATATTGCTTTATTGGAAGTGCAGCATCAATTTAAGACTATTTTTAGCGCACTGTTCTTAGGGATAGTGAGTAAAATCCTCTTAAATATAAGTTTAATCCCGATATTTGAGATATTTGGGGCAAGTCTTGCTACAGTGGGATCATTGCTCATTTTTGTGATTGTATTACATCTTAAAGTACTCAAACAGTATCGTTTAGATGCATTGTCCTTGTTTTATTTAAAACTAATAATCGCATTAATAGTGATGACATTACTAGTTCAATTTGGTTTGTATCTGATGCAGTCACATACGCGACTCGGGGGCTTGTTTGAACTGTTGATAGGTGCATTGCTTGGCGTAGTTGGTGTCATAGCAGTCACGATTATGTTGGATATCTTAAGCGAAGAAGAATGGATGCATTTACCATTTGGAGACAAAGTCTATCGGATGAAGAAAGGAAGAAAATAA
- a CDS encoding MazG nucleotide pyrophosphohydrolase domain-containing protein has translation MTPQLTIIGLGNYGLDELPLKIYRCIQEQKRIYVRTKHHPVVAQLTGVEIQSFDEVYERFDSFEPVYEAITETLLNIAKSESVVYAVPGHPRVAETTTAYLLARAREVDVDVQILGGRSFIDDIFTAVNIDPNDGFTMLDATALSEAALNPRTGTIITQVYSQMVAGDLKLTLMSRYPDDYEVMIVDGARQSGANVTTCPLFELDHDDCFTNLTSVFIPKITDDTLLYNDFDFADQVINRLVDDEKGCPWDKVQTHETLKRYLLEETFELFEAIDHEDDWHMVEELGDILLQVLLHTNIGQKEGYMDTREVVHSLSEKMIRRHPHIFKNEEAQSVDDVKAIWQKEKSLEGKKERVKFEKVFATHFLKLYDEVKNQHEDFTEETLKVYLAQGGTS, from the coding sequence ATGACGCCTCAATTGACAATTATAGGTCTAGGTAATTATGGGTTAGATGAATTACCATTGAAAATATATCGCTGTATTCAAGAACAAAAACGTATATACGTCAGAACAAAACACCACCCGGTTGTGGCGCAATTGACAGGTGTAGAGATTCAAAGTTTTGATGAGGTATATGAACGGTTCGATTCTTTTGAACCTGTGTATGAAGCGATTACGGAGACATTACTTAATATCGCAAAATCAGAGTCTGTCGTATATGCTGTACCAGGGCATCCACGAGTTGCCGAAACAACAACTGCATATTTGTTAGCCCGTGCGCGCGAAGTAGATGTGGACGTTCAAATTTTAGGTGGCCGTAGTTTTATAGATGACATATTTACAGCGGTCAATATCGACCCTAATGATGGTTTTACAATGTTAGATGCAACGGCGCTATCAGAAGCAGCATTAAATCCAAGAACTGGAACAATTATTACACAGGTCTATAGTCAAATGGTCGCTGGTGATTTAAAGTTAACGTTGATGTCAAGATATCCAGACGATTATGAAGTGATGATTGTAGATGGTGCGCGTCAATCTGGTGCAAACGTTACAACATGCCCGTTGTTTGAGCTGGATCACGACGATTGCTTTACAAATTTGACGAGTGTGTTTATTCCGAAAATAACAGATGATACGTTGCTCTATAATGATTTTGATTTTGCAGATCAAGTCATCAATCGACTCGTTGATGATGAAAAAGGGTGCCCATGGGATAAAGTCCAAACGCATGAGACGTTAAAACGTTATCTATTAGAAGAAACGTTTGAGCTGTTTGAAGCCATTGACCATGAAGATGATTGGCATATGGTTGAAGAGTTGGGGGACATATTATTGCAAGTGTTACTGCATACAAATATCGGTCAAAAAGAAGGTTATATGGACACTAGAGAAGTCGTACATAGTCTATCTGAAAAAATGATTCGACGACACCCTCACATTTTCAAAAACGAAGAAGCACAATCCGTTGATGATGTTAAAGCAATATGGCAAAAAGAAAAATCACTTGAAGGCAAAAAAGAGCGCGTAAAATTTGAAAAAGTATTTGCGACACATTTCTTAAAATTGTATGATGAAGTCAAAAATCAGCATGAAGATTTTACAGAAGAGACGTTGAAGGTATATTTAGCACAAGGAGGGACATCATGA
- a CDS encoding FtsB family cell division protein codes for MSDKIQNIGNQYTSKKNEKKKRHELRKKVVKKRISVFGGMLLAIIVTLLILLLVQIKSNHEASSERSAKEEQYQKLQDQEIQLKEQLNNLNNDEYIEKIARDEYYLSNDGEIIFKLPEDSKQSKEDQHNK; via the coding sequence ATGAGTGACAAGATTCAAAATATCGGCAATCAGTATACATCTAAAAAGAATGAAAAGAAGAAGCGGCATGAGCTCCGAAAAAAAGTTGTTAAAAAACGAATTTCTGTTTTTGGAGGTATGCTTTTAGCTATTATTGTTACGCTTTTAATTTTATTATTGGTACAGATTAAAAGTAATCATGAAGCATCTTCTGAGCGTTCGGCTAAAGAAGAACAGTATCAGAAACTACAAGATCAAGAGATTCAACTTAAAGAACAGTTGAATAACCTAAATAATGATGAATATATAGAGAAAATTGCACGAGATGAATACTATTTAAGTAATGACGGTGAGATTATTTTTAAATTGCCTGAAGACAGCAAACAATCTAAAGAGGATCAGCACAACAAATAA
- a CDS encoding RNA-binding S4 domain-containing protein, with amino-acid sequence MRLDKYLKVSRLIKRRTLAKELSDQGRVAVNGHTAKAGTDVKVGDELVIQFGQKIVTIQVTALNEHATKENAKGMYELVKEARL; translated from the coding sequence ATGAGATTAGATAAATATTTAAAAGTTTCTAGATTAATCAAACGACGCACATTAGCAAAAGAGCTTAGCGATCAGGGACGTGTAGCGGTTAATGGGCATACGGCTAAAGCAGGAACAGATGTGAAAGTGGGTGATGAGCTGGTGATTCAATTTGGTCAAAAAATAGTTACAATTCAAGTCACTGCATTAAATGAACATGCAACGAAAGAAAATGCAAAAGGGATGTACGAACTCGTCAAAGAAGCACGTTTGTAA
- the mfd gene encoding transcription-repair coupling factor, translating into MNEIINRDSRFNEVLEKNGSENMLVTGLTPSAKASIIAEMYQADHRQVILVTNNLYQADKLESDLLQFVPDDELYKYPVQDIMTEEFSTQSPEFMSERVRTLTALAKEKRGLFIVPLNGLKKLLTPKALWQEHQMTFEVGHDIELETYLKQLINMGYRRESVVSNIGEFSVRGGIIDIYPLLGEPVRIELFDTEVDSIRQFDVETQRSFENLQKVEITTAHDYIITEDVRHHLIQRLKEAYETTRPKIDKSVRQDIKDTYDSFNNVLDERFDPQVLRRFIAFMYEQPETIMDYVKDNAVVLVDEFNRVKETEASLTAETEAFLQSLIESGKGFIGQRFMNDDALNMLLHNYKITFFTLFTASMTIQLSDMMKFSCKPVQQFYGQYDMMTSEFQRYMRQGYKVVVIAETQTKKERIQSMLSEMHIPTLLDPDIRSFESGHAAIVEGSLSEGFELPYMSLVVVTERELFQSKQKKASKKRRKTISNAEKIKSYQELNVGDYVVHVHHGVGRYLGVETLEVGDVHRDYMKIQYKGTDQLYVPVDQMEQVQKYVGSEDKTPKLYKLGGSEWKKTKAKVQSSVEDIADELISLYKERETSVGYSFAPDTEEQHVFEMDFPYELTEDQAKSIKEIKEDMESAKPMDRLLCGDVGYGKTEVAVRAAFKAVMSGKQVAFLVPTTILAQQHYETLIERMRDFPVDIQLMSRFRTAKEVKETKEGLKSGKVDIVVGTHKLLAKTIEYKDLGLLVVDEEQRFGVRHKERIKSLKANVDVLTLTATPIPRTLHMSMLGVRDLSVIETPPENRFPVQTYVLEQNSNFIKEALERELSRNGQVFYLYNRVQSIYEKRAQLQMLMPDASIGVAHGQLSERDLEEAMLDFINGEYDILVTTTIIETGVDVPNANTLIIEEADRFGLSQLYQLRGRVGRSSRIGYAYFLHPMNKVLNEVAEERLQAIKEFTELGSGFKIAMRDLNIRGAGNLLGKQQHGFIDSVGFDLYAQMLEEAVNEKRGIKEETQAPDIEMNLRLDAYLPAEYIRNEQAKIEIYKKLRAAESMNQLRDIKDELMDRFNDYPTEVARLLDSVEIKIHLLHVGVQHVKDNGKAIDILLTPQGTENIDGEALFKNSEAFGRSMKVGVENKCMKVSLTKGKVWLDNLKFLAKILEESMRLPHDL; encoded by the coding sequence ATTAATGAAATTATAAATAGAGATAGTAGATTTAATGAAGTATTAGAGAAAAATGGTAGTGAAAACATGCTTGTGACAGGGCTTACACCTTCAGCTAAAGCTTCTATCATAGCTGAAATGTATCAAGCCGATCATAGACAAGTGATACTTGTCACAAATAATTTGTATCAAGCGGACAAGTTAGAATCAGATTTATTACAGTTCGTTCCAGATGATGAACTTTACAAGTATCCTGTACAAGATATTATGACTGAAGAGTTTTCAACACAAAGCCCGGAATTTATGAGTGAGCGTGTTCGGACTTTGACGGCACTCGCGAAGGAAAAACGCGGGTTATTTATCGTTCCGTTAAATGGCTTGAAAAAATTGCTTACCCCAAAAGCGTTGTGGCAAGAGCACCAAATGACTTTTGAGGTAGGTCATGATATTGAATTAGAAACATACTTGAAACAACTGATTAATATGGGTTATCGACGAGAGAGTGTTGTTTCAAATATTGGAGAGTTTTCTGTGCGTGGAGGTATTATTGATATTTATCCATTGCTTGGAGAACCAGTACGTATCGAATTGTTCGACACAGAAGTTGACTCTATTCGTCAATTTGATGTTGAAACACAACGTTCTTTCGAAAACCTTCAAAAAGTAGAGATTACGACTGCGCACGACTACATTATTACAGAAGATGTACGGCATCATTTAATTCAGCGTTTGAAAGAAGCTTATGAAACAACAAGGCCGAAAATCGATAAATCGGTACGCCAAGATATCAAAGACACCTATGATAGTTTTAATAATGTTTTGGATGAGCGTTTTGATCCACAAGTTTTGCGTCGATTCATTGCATTTATGTATGAACAACCGGAAACAATTATGGATTATGTTAAGGATAATGCAGTGGTTTTAGTTGATGAATTTAATCGTGTAAAAGAAACAGAAGCATCATTAACTGCTGAAACAGAAGCTTTTTTACAAAGCTTAATTGAAAGTGGAAAAGGGTTTATAGGTCAGCGTTTTATGAATGATGACGCCTTGAATATGTTATTACACAATTATAAAATCACATTTTTTACGTTATTTACAGCATCAATGACGATTCAATTGAGTGATATGATGAAGTTCTCATGTAAGCCTGTCCAACAGTTTTACGGTCAATATGATATGATGACGTCTGAGTTTCAACGTTATATGAGACAAGGTTACAAAGTTGTGGTTATTGCGGAGACACAGACTAAAAAAGAACGTATTCAGTCAATGTTAAGTGAAATGCATATTCCCACACTTTTAGATCCGGATATTCGTAGCTTTGAATCAGGGCACGCTGCAATTGTAGAAGGAAGTCTATCTGAAGGTTTTGAGTTACCATATATGTCCTTAGTCGTAGTCACTGAACGAGAACTCTTTCAATCTAAACAGAAAAAGGCGTCGAAAAAGCGACGTAAAACGATTAGCAATGCTGAAAAGATTAAGTCATACCAAGAGTTAAATGTAGGCGATTATGTTGTTCATGTTCATCATGGCGTAGGACGCTATTTAGGTGTAGAGACGTTAGAGGTTGGCGATGTTCATCGTGACTATATGAAAATTCAATACAAAGGGACAGATCAACTTTATGTACCGGTTGATCAGATGGAACAAGTCCAAAAATACGTTGGTTCTGAAGATAAAACACCCAAACTTTATAAACTGGGCGGAAGCGAATGGAAAAAGACGAAAGCCAAAGTTCAAAGTAGTGTTGAAGACATTGCTGATGAGCTGATTTCACTGTATAAAGAACGTGAAACATCGGTGGGCTATTCATTTGCACCAGATACCGAAGAACAGCATGTATTTGAAATGGATTTTCCATATGAACTGACTGAAGATCAAGCGAAATCGATTAAAGAAATTAAAGAAGATATGGAAAGTGCCAAACCCATGGATCGCCTTTTATGTGGAGATGTTGGATACGGGAAGACAGAAGTGGCTGTCCGTGCTGCATTCAAAGCGGTTATGTCAGGAAAACAAGTAGCCTTTTTGGTCCCAACGACTATTCTAGCGCAACAGCACTATGAAACTTTAATAGAGCGCATGCGAGACTTTCCTGTAGATATCCAACTCATGAGTCGTTTTCGTACTGCTAAAGAAGTCAAAGAAACGAAAGAAGGGCTCAAATCAGGGAAAGTTGATATTGTCGTGGGGACACATAAATTACTCGCAAAAACGATTGAATATAAAGATTTAGGATTGTTAGTCGTCGATGAGGAGCAACGATTTGGAGTGCGTCATAAAGAGCGTATTAAATCTTTGAAGGCGAATGTAGATGTGCTGACCTTAACGGCGACACCGATACCGCGTACATTGCATATGAGTATGTTGGGCGTTCGGGATTTATCAGTGATTGAAACCCCACCTGAAAATCGCTTTCCAGTGCAAACCTATGTCTTAGAACAAAATAGCAATTTTATCAAAGAAGCGCTAGAGCGTGAACTTTCAAGAAATGGACAAGTTTTTTATCTGTATAATCGCGTGCAATCGATTTATGAGAAACGGGCACAACTTCAAATGTTGATGCCGGATGCTTCGATTGGCGTTGCGCATGGTCAACTAAGCGAAAGAGACTTAGAAGAGGCGATGCTAGATTTTATCAATGGAGAATATGATATTCTTGTAACGACAACTATTATTGAGACGGGTGTTGATGTTCCTAATGCGAACACATTGATTATTGAAGAAGCAGATCGATTTGGTTTGAGTCAGCTTTATCAATTGCGTGGCCGTGTAGGGCGCTCAAGTCGTATAGGTTATGCGTATTTCCTTCATCCGATGAATAAAGTACTCAATGAAGTGGCTGAAGAAAGGTTACAAGCGATTAAAGAATTTACTGAATTAGGTAGTGGATTCAAAATTGCAATGCGAGACCTCAATATCCGTGGTGCGGGTAATTTGCTTGGTAAACAACAGCATGGCTTTATTGACTCAGTCGGCTTTGATTTATATGCACAAATGTTAGAAGAAGCAGTGAATGAAAAACGAGGAATCAAAGAAGAAACGCAAGCACCAGATATAGAAATGAATTTACGCTTAGATGCATATCTCCCTGCTGAATACATTCGCAATGAGCAAGCTAAAATTGAAATCTATAAAAAACTACGCGCTGCAGAGTCAATGAATCAGTTGCGAGACATTAAAGATGAATTGATGGATCGTTTCAATGACTATCCAACTGAAGTGGCACGGTTATTAGACTCTGTAGAAATTAAGATACATTTACTGCATGTCGGTGTACAACACGTCAAAGATAATGGAAAAGCAATAGACATTTTACTAACACCACAAGGGACTGAGAATATAGACGGAGAAGCACTCTTTAAAAATTCCGAAGCGTTCGGTCGCAGTATGAAAGTGGGCGTGGAAAACAAATGCATGAAAGTAAGCCTAACAAAAGGGAAAGTATGGTTAGATAACTTAAAATTTTTAGCAAAAATTTTAGAAGAAAGTATGCGACTGCCCCATGACCTCTAA